The DNA segment attttatattaaagataaaaatgagcAATTACAAgacacagtttttaaaatgttatttcatttatgaagggaagaaaatgtccaaacaaCATGGCTCAATGTATGACAGCAATTCCCCCTTTAACCACAACCATTAAGACTTTGTTATTATGACACAAAGCCATCTTTAAAGACAGAAAGTGATAGAACAAATATCCAAGATCCACACCAAACTATATATGAAAATCCAAAGCAAAGGTCGTTCTTTCAGTAAATACATATTCATATTACCTACTGTCCAAAACAGAAATGGGTAAAAGTGACAGACTGCACAAGTTCACATGGTGTAAGTTGTCATGCAAAAGGTTAAGGAGGGGAATAGAGCAAAGTAACatgcatttaaacaaatgtaagaCAAGCCTGAATGGCTCAAAGTCAACACATCTTTCTCTTTGTCGTacgtaaataacttttttcGTTTCGTTCTCCAGCCAGTCGATTTCGAGATGAACCGGGCCTTCATGCTGACAGTGGTCGTGTCAAACCAGGCCCACCTGGCCAGCGGCATCCAGTCTTCACTCCAGTCGACTGCTGGAGTCACCATATCTGTGAAGGACGTCAACGAGCCCCCTTACTTCCCCACCAACCCCAAGCAGATCCGATTTGAGGAAGGCGTTCCCACTGGCACCAGCCTGACCACTTTCTCGGCTTCAGATCCTGACAGACTCCAGATGCAACAGATAATCAGGTACcgcattgtttgttttctgtcttggtGGAGCTCACTCTGACCTGTCTTAGTGTTTAGTCTTGCTTACTATTCTACAAATACAAGCTGCATGGAACTAACTCTGTTGACATgcatttacctaaaaaaaaaaaaaaaaactctgggaGAAGCAGCTTGACAATAGTAAAAAGTCAAAGAGCAACTACATTACTGTATGTTGGCTCCACCCACCTCACAAAAagccttttaaataaaagtttaggaGGCTTTCTGTGGCATTAGCACATACATAGATGCACCGCAAGAGGAAAAGAACTGAGCAGATGgagtgaagaggaggaggtaGAGAGAACAGCTGGCTCAAACTCAAGCACCTGACACCACATTACGGCCACCTGCAGTGTTCTTTGTCTGCGCTCAGCTTCTCTGATTTTAAACATGAGCCAACCTTTAAACATCCAGCAGACCTTACAATTTGCAAAGTCCAGCTGTCATCTTGACGGTGCGGCTAACTGGGCTGTGTCCCTTGAGGAAGAGGTGATCTATTAATAACACTCTAGAATGACGAAGAGCTTCACATTGTGATGCAACTGCAAAAGCATTTTCTTATGTGCATATAGATTACAGAAAGTGTATTGGCATA comes from the Poecilia reticulata strain Guanapo unplaced genomic scaffold, Guppy_female_1.0+MT scaffold_603, whole genome shotgun sequence genome and includes:
- the LOC103461105 gene encoding cadherin-4-like; this translates as MNRAFMLTVVVSNQAHLASGIQSSLQSTAGVTISVKDVNEPPYFPTNPKQIRFEEGVPTGTSLTTFSASDPDRLQMQQIIRYSKLNDPANWLSINRTSGQIVTTGMLDRESVYVKNNIYEATFLATDNGKKQFFFLLFICLQSLRIRM